In Natranaerovirga hydrolytica, a single window of DNA contains:
- the fusA gene encoding elongation factor G, whose translation MKSYSSGKIRNIAVLGHGGSGKTNLVEAMAFLSGATKRQGKVYEGNTISDFDDEEIKRKISMATSVVPVEWENHKINLLDTPGYFDFAGEVKEAIRVADSALIVISGRTGVAVGTEKSWEHAEERQLPKMFFVTDMDDEQANLYDILNDLKELYGKRIAPFQVPIRENGEFVGFVNVIKMEGRKFVKDHIETCEIPETLKEEIEPIREMILEAVAERSEELMEKYFMQEEFTLEEIQNALHEGVIEGEVIPVLCGSGKHNIGIQVLLNSIVKYMPSPTEEHATLLAKDIDSQELINIKCSEDETLSALVFKTIIDPYIGKISLFRVYSGILKSDATLYNSNQETTEKINHLYCLRGKQQIEVKEIKAGDIGAVTKLSATYTGDTLCNKERPIELEGIQYPESLSVMAIRPKNKGDEDKISSGLQKLIEEDPTIKVEIDSANHQELIYGLGEQHLEVVVSKLQSKFNVEVELYKPKVPYKETIKGKIKIQGKHKKQSGGHGQYGDVIIEFEPLTDLNRAYEFEEKIFGGAVPKNFFPAVEKGLEESVQKGVLAGYPVVGLKATLVDGSYHPVDSSEMAFKIATTIAFKKGVQEANPILLEPIVSVRVLIPNDYMGDIIGDLNKRRGRVLGMVPLDGKQEIQAEVPMSEMFGYTTDLRSMTQGRGTFTMKIERYEQVPSELQNKVIEESKKEA comes from the coding sequence ATGAAAAGTTATTCTTCAGGAAAAATACGTAATATTGCAGTATTAGGACATGGTGGTTCAGGAAAAACAAATCTAGTGGAAGCGATGGCTTTCTTATCAGGTGCCACAAAACGTCAAGGCAAAGTCTATGAAGGCAATACCATAAGTGATTTTGATGATGAGGAAATTAAAAGAAAAATATCTATGGCGACTTCTGTTGTTCCAGTAGAATGGGAGAATCATAAAATCAACCTATTAGATACACCAGGGTATTTTGATTTTGCAGGAGAAGTAAAAGAAGCTATAAGAGTAGCTGATTCGGCTCTAATTGTTATTTCAGGGAGAACCGGTGTTGCAGTGGGCACTGAAAAATCTTGGGAACATGCTGAGGAAAGGCAACTTCCTAAGATGTTTTTTGTAACAGATATGGACGATGAACAAGCAAATTTATATGATATTTTAAATGATTTAAAAGAATTGTATGGTAAACGAATTGCGCCTTTTCAAGTGCCAATAAGAGAGAATGGTGAGTTTGTCGGTTTTGTAAATGTTATAAAAATGGAAGGTAGGAAATTTGTAAAAGATCATATTGAAACATGCGAAATTCCAGAGACTTTAAAAGAGGAAATTGAACCCATAAGAGAAATGATTCTTGAAGCAGTCGCTGAAAGAAGCGAAGAACTTATGGAAAAATATTTTATGCAAGAAGAATTTACTTTGGAAGAAATACAAAATGCATTACATGAAGGTGTAATAGAAGGTGAAGTTATACCAGTATTATGTGGATCGGGTAAACACAACATTGGTATTCAAGTGCTTTTGAATTCTATTGTAAAATATATGCCATCTCCAACTGAAGAACATGCAACTCTTTTGGCTAAAGACATAGATTCCCAAGAATTAATTAATATAAAATGTAGTGAAGACGAAACATTATCTGCCTTGGTTTTTAAAACCATAATAGATCCTTATATAGGGAAAATATCATTGTTTAGAGTGTATTCAGGTATTTTAAAATCCGATGCTACTTTATATAATTCAAATCAAGAAACAACAGAAAAAATAAATCATCTCTATTGTTTAAGAGGAAAACAACAAATAGAAGTGAAAGAAATTAAAGCAGGAGACATTGGGGCAGTGACCAAGTTAAGTGCTACTTACACAGGAGATACTTTATGCAATAAAGAGCGGCCTATTGAATTAGAAGGTATTCAGTATCCTGAATCTCTAAGTGTTATGGCCATAAGACCTAAAAACAAAGGAGATGAAGATAAGATTTCTTCTGGCTTACAAAAACTTATAGAAGAAGATCCTACTATAAAAGTAGAAATAGATTCAGCCAATCACCAAGAATTAATATATGGTTTAGGAGAACAGCATTTAGAAGTAGTAGTTAGCAAATTACAAAGCAAGTTTAATGTAGAAGTGGAGTTATACAAACCCAAAGTTCCTTATAAAGAAACCATTAAAGGAAAAATTAAAATTCAAGGCAAACATAAAAAACAATCAGGTGGACATGGACAGTATGGAGACGTTATTATTGAATTTGAACCCCTAACAGATTTAAATAGGGCGTATGAATTTGAAGAAAAGATATTTGGTGGAGCCGTGCCTAAAAATTTCTTTCCAGCAGTTGAAAAAGGATTAGAAGAGTCTGTTCAAAAAGGCGTATTAGCAGGTTATCCAGTGGTTGGATTAAAAGCAACTTTAGTAGATGGGAGTTACCATCCAGTAGATTCTTCTGAAATGGCCTTTAAAATTGCAACAACCATTGCTTTTAAAAAAGGTGTTCAAGAAGCCAATCCAATATTATTAGAACCTATTGTAAGCGTTAGAGTTCTTATTCCTAATGATTATATGGGAGACATTATTGGAGATCTTAACAAAAGACGTGGCCGTGTTTTAGGTATGGTACCTTTAGATGGCAAACAAGAAATACAAGCAGAAGTACCTATGTCAGAAATGTTTGGGTATACAACGGACTTAAGGTCAATGACACAAGGAAGGGGTACGTTTACAATGAAGATTGAGAGGTATGAACAAGTACCTTCAGAATTACAAAATAAAGTTATTGAAGAAAGTAAAAAAGAAGCATAA
- the leuS gene encoding leucine--tRNA ligase gives MSHTYNYKEIEQKWRKKWEENPVNVETEEKEKYYCLDMFPYPSGSGLHVGHWRGYVLSDVWSRYKMLQGYYVLHPMGWDAFGLPAENYAISQGVHPAKATAENVENFKRQLKEISAIYDWDKEINTTDPEYYKWTQWIFVKMFKEGLAYEKEMPINWCPDCKTGLANEEVVNGECERCGSSVTKKNLRQWMLKITAYAERLLEDLEGLEWPEKVKKMQSDWIGKSYGAEIDFNVVDSEEKIKVFTTRPDTLFGATFMVLAPEHQLVSEITTNAQKEEVEDYVYKASLKSSVDRMQDKEKTGVFTGSYVVNPLNGEKLPIWVSDYVLADYGTGAIMCVPAHDERDFDFAKKFDIAIVQVIAKEESDVNKVLEEAYTEDGIMINSGVFDGMQATKAKEAIITYLEEHNIGNRTTNYKLRDWVFSRQRYWGEPIPIIHCDDCGAVAVPENELPVELPNVESYEPTGTGESPLAAIDEWVNTTCPTCGKSAKRETNTMPQWAGSSWYFLRYVDVNNTEELVSKEKAKEWLPVDMYVGGIEHAVLHLLYARFYTKFLNDIGVVDFAEPFKRLFNQGMICKDGAKMSKSKGNVVSPDELVNDYGCDSLRLYELFVGPPELDSEWDDRGIDGVHRFINRFWNIIVDSKDKEIEATKEMEKIKHKMIYEITHRINSFSLNTVVSGFMEYTNKLIDVAKTTGGIDKDTANTMIVLMAPFAPHIAEELWEQQGNTNSVFDNSWPEYDEEKMKDDTVQMPVQLNGKVRATIEIDVKEDKESVLKKARESVENKLDGKSIVKEIYVPSKIINLVVK, from the coding sequence ATGAGTCATACTTACAATTATAAAGAAATAGAGCAAAAATGGCGCAAAAAATGGGAAGAAAACCCTGTTAATGTAGAAACAGAAGAAAAAGAAAAATATTATTGTTTGGATATGTTTCCTTACCCATCAGGCAGTGGGTTGCATGTTGGACATTGGAGAGGCTATGTATTAAGTGATGTTTGGAGTCGATACAAGATGCTTCAAGGGTATTATGTGCTTCATCCAATGGGATGGGATGCCTTTGGATTACCAGCAGAGAATTATGCTATATCTCAAGGGGTACACCCAGCAAAAGCAACAGCAGAAAATGTTGAGAATTTCAAGAGACAATTAAAAGAAATCAGTGCCATTTATGACTGGGATAAAGAAATTAATACAACGGATCCAGAGTATTACAAATGGACGCAATGGATATTTGTAAAAATGTTTAAAGAAGGCTTAGCATATGAAAAAGAAATGCCAATTAACTGGTGTCCAGATTGTAAAACAGGTCTTGCAAATGAAGAAGTGGTTAACGGAGAATGTGAGCGATGTGGTTCAAGTGTTACAAAGAAAAATTTAAGACAATGGATGTTAAAAATAACAGCTTATGCTGAAAGATTATTAGAAGACTTAGAAGGTCTAGAGTGGCCAGAAAAAGTAAAAAAAATGCAATCGGATTGGATTGGAAAAAGTTATGGTGCAGAAATTGACTTTAATGTTGTAGACAGTGAAGAAAAGATAAAAGTCTTTACAACAAGACCAGATACTTTATTTGGTGCAACGTTTATGGTATTAGCTCCAGAACATCAATTGGTAAGTGAAATTACAACAAATGCTCAAAAAGAAGAAGTAGAAGATTATGTTTACAAAGCATCATTAAAATCTTCAGTGGATAGAATGCAAGACAAAGAAAAAACAGGTGTTTTTACAGGAAGTTATGTTGTTAATCCTTTAAATGGAGAAAAATTACCAATATGGGTGTCCGATTATGTATTAGCAGATTATGGTACAGGTGCCATTATGTGTGTACCTGCTCACGATGAAAGAGACTTTGATTTTGCTAAAAAGTTTGATATTGCAATTGTACAAGTTATTGCAAAAGAAGAATCAGATGTTAATAAGGTATTAGAAGAAGCCTATACAGAAGATGGTATTATGATTAATTCAGGTGTTTTTGATGGTATGCAAGCAACAAAAGCAAAAGAAGCGATTATTACTTATCTAGAAGAACACAACATTGGCAATAGAACAACCAATTATAAATTAAGAGATTGGGTATTTTCAAGACAAAGGTATTGGGGAGAACCTATTCCAATAATACATTGTGATGATTGTGGTGCTGTTGCAGTACCAGAAAATGAATTGCCAGTAGAATTACCAAATGTAGAGTCTTATGAACCAACAGGAACAGGCGAATCACCATTAGCAGCTATAGATGAATGGGTTAATACAACTTGCCCAACTTGTGGTAAAAGTGCAAAAAGAGAGACCAATACAATGCCACAGTGGGCAGGATCTTCTTGGTACTTCCTTAGATATGTAGATGTTAATAATACAGAAGAATTGGTTTCAAAAGAAAAAGCAAAAGAATGGTTACCAGTAGATATGTATGTTGGTGGCATTGAACATGCGGTACTTCATTTGTTATATGCAAGATTTTATACAAAATTTTTAAATGATATTGGTGTTGTTGACTTTGCTGAACCTTTTAAAAGACTATTCAATCAAGGGATGATTTGTAAAGATGGTGCAAAAATGAGTAAATCAAAAGGCAATGTTGTATCGCCGGATGAACTGGTAAATGATTATGGATGTGACTCATTAAGACTTTATGAATTATTTGTTGGTCCACCTGAATTAGATTCTGAGTGGGATGATAGAGGTATTGATGGTGTACATCGATTTATCAATCGTTTTTGGAACATTATAGTAGATAGCAAAGATAAAGAGATAGAGGCAACAAAAGAAATGGAAAAAATCAAACATAAAATGATTTATGAAATCACACATCGTATTAATAGCTTTAGTTTAAACACAGTTGTTAGTGGTTTTATGGAATATACCAATAAACTAATAGATGTAGCAAAAACAACAGGTGGAATAGATAAAGACACAGCCAATACAATGATTGTATTAATGGCACCGTTTGCACCACATATTGCGGAAGAATTATGGGAACAGCAAGGCAATACAAACAGTGTATTTGATAATTCTTGGCCAGAATATGACGAAGAAAAAATGAAAGACGATACAGTTCAAATGCCAGTACAACTCAATGGTAAAGTAAGAGCCACTATTGAAATTGATGTTAAAGAAGATAAAGAGTCGGTGCTAAAAAAAGCAAGAGAATCTGTAGAAAATAAATTAGATGGGAAATCCATTGTCAAAGAAATATATGTACCCAGCAAAATTATTAATTTAGTAGTAAAATAA
- a CDS encoding S8 family peptidase, whose translation MNSARKEIGCQWALDQGITGKGIGIAVLDTGIYPHKDFISRRNRIIAFKDFVNDYKDPYDDNGHGTHVAGIVGGDGYSSSGKYMGVAPDCNIIGVKVLDEKGAGHISDVLAGLQWVIDNKNRYNIKVVNISVGTEDKDKEGETSALVRGVNAAWDHNLVVVVAAGNNGPKSMSVTTPGISRKIITVGSSDDKETVDIFGAYIKNYSGRGPTQECIKKPDVIAPGSNIVSCNSDVKYRPNDNQYVKDVGYTTKSGTSMATPIIAGAVVLLQSVDRNINNKEVKLKLKNSSEDAGFIQEHQGWGMINIKKFLES comes from the coding sequence ATGAATTCAGCAAGAAAAGAAATTGGATGCCAATGGGCTTTGGATCAGGGCATTACAGGTAAAGGAATAGGTATAGCCGTTCTGGATACTGGAATATATCCACATAAAGATTTTATAAGCAGAAGAAATAGAATTATTGCCTTTAAAGATTTTGTAAATGATTATAAAGATCCATATGATGATAACGGACACGGCACACATGTAGCTGGAATTGTGGGAGGGGATGGGTATAGTTCATCAGGAAAATATATGGGGGTGGCACCGGATTGTAACATTATTGGGGTGAAAGTATTAGATGAAAAAGGCGCAGGGCATATTTCAGACGTATTAGCTGGTTTACAATGGGTAATAGATAATAAAAATAGGTACAATATTAAGGTGGTTAATATATCAGTAGGCACAGAAGATAAAGATAAAGAAGGTGAAACATCTGCATTGGTTAGAGGTGTGAATGCGGCTTGGGATCATAATTTAGTAGTGGTGGTTGCAGCAGGGAATAATGGCCCCAAATCAATGTCTGTCACAACGCCTGGAATCAGCAGGAAAATTATTACGGTGGGTTCATCGGATGACAAAGAAACAGTGGATATATTTGGTGCGTATATTAAGAATTATTCAGGAAGGGGTCCTACACAAGAATGTATTAAAAAGCCAGATGTTATAGCACCAGGTTCTAATATTGTTTCTTGTAACTCAGATGTGAAATACAGACCCAATGACAATCAATATGTAAAAGATGTTGGATATACAACTAAGAGCGGTACATCAATGGCGACACCCATTATAGCAGGTGCCGTTGTGCTTTTGCAATCGGTTGATAGAAATATTAACAATAAAGAAGTTAAGCTTAAATTGAAGAATTCTTCAGAAGATGCAGGATTTATACAAGAACATCAAGGCTGGGGAATGATTAATATTAAAAAATTTCTTGAAAGTTAA
- a CDS encoding 2-isopropylmalate synthase, whose amino-acid sequence MFGFSEKTNLIERKETEYPLQDVKEPNLFRNLFPYDEPPKIAFNHRLVPINMPDEIWITDTTFRDGQQSREPYEIKHILKIFDYLNKLSGPKGIVKQSEFFLYSKKDQDAVYKCLEKGYEFPEVTSWIRASTKDFSLVKGVGLKETGVLVSCSDYHIFYKLKMTRKQALEHYLSIIKECIDAGIKPRCHLEDITRADFYGFVVPFVRELMKLMEETGFPIKIRACDTMGYGISIPGTALPRSVPGIIYGLNHHARVPSELIEWHGHNDFYRAVQNSSTAWLYGSSSVNCSLFGIGERTGNTPLEAMVFEYAQFRGTLDGMDPTVITEIADYYEKEIGYTIPPRTPFVGKEFNVTRAGIHADGILKNEEIYNIFDTNLLLNRPVKVSITNTSGISGIAHWINDYFGLKEDQAVDKKHPLVIKVKEWVDQEYEGGRVTAIGDKELEKIVVEYSRKVGFNL is encoded by the coding sequence ATGTTTGGATTTAGCGAAAAAACAAATCTAATTGAGAGAAAAGAGACGGAATATCCGTTGCAAGATGTAAAAGAACCAAATTTATTTCGAAATTTATTTCCATATGACGAGCCACCAAAGATAGCTTTTAATCATAGGCTTGTTCCTATCAATATGCCGGACGAAATTTGGATAACAGATACAACCTTTCGAGACGGACAACAATCAAGAGAACCATATGAAATTAAACACATCCTTAAAATCTTTGATTATCTAAACAAACTAAGTGGACCAAAAGGGATCGTTAAACAAAGCGAATTTTTCTTATACAGTAAAAAAGACCAAGATGCCGTATACAAGTGTTTAGAAAAAGGCTATGAATTTCCAGAAGTAACCAGTTGGATTAGAGCCTCAACAAAAGATTTTTCATTAGTAAAAGGTGTTGGATTAAAAGAAACAGGTGTGTTAGTCAGTTGTTCAGATTATCACATTTTTTACAAATTAAAAATGACAAGAAAACAAGCTTTAGAACATTATTTATCAATAATTAAAGAATGTATAGACGCAGGAATTAAACCGCGATGTCATTTAGAAGATATTACAAGGGCCGATTTTTATGGTTTTGTCGTTCCTTTTGTAAGAGAATTAATGAAGCTGATGGAAGAAACAGGTTTCCCTATAAAAATTAGAGCTTGTGATACAATGGGTTATGGTATTAGTATACCAGGAACTGCTCTTCCAAGAAGTGTACCCGGTATTATATATGGGTTAAATCACCATGCAAGAGTGCCATCGGAATTAATTGAATGGCATGGACATAATGACTTTTATCGAGCGGTACAAAATTCTTCAACAGCTTGGTTATACGGTAGTTCTTCTGTAAACTGTTCTTTATTTGGTATAGGTGAAAGAACAGGTAATACGCCTTTAGAAGCAATGGTATTTGAATATGCCCAATTTAGAGGTACATTAGACGGTATGGACCCAACAGTGATTACGGAAATAGCAGATTACTATGAAAAAGAAATCGGCTACACAATTCCTCCAAGAACACCATTTGTGGGAAAAGAATTTAATGTAACGCGCGCAGGCATTCATGCAGATGGCATATTAAAAAATGAAGAAATTTACAATATATTTGATACCAATTTATTATTAAACAGACCAGTAAAAGTATCCATCACCAACACATCAGGCATATCAGGCATTGCTCATTGGATTAATGATTACTTTGGGTTAAAAGAAGATCAAGCAGTTGATAAAAAACATCCTTTAGTAATCAAAGTAAAAGAATGGGTAGACCAAGAATATGAAGGTGGTCGTGTAACAGCAATTGGCGATAAAGAATTAGAGAAAATTGTAGTAGAATATAGCAGAAAAGTGGGTTTCAATCTTTAA
- a CDS encoding aconitate hydratase: protein MGLNLTQKILKDHLVEGELNVGSEIGIKIDQTLTQDSTGTMAYLQLEAMEIDQVKTKKSVAYIDHNMLQQSFENADDHKYIQTVAHKHGVYFSKPGNGICHQVHLERFGVPGETLLGSDSHTPTNGGIGMIAIGAGGLDVAVAMGGGTYFINMPKVVNVHLTGQLKPFVTAKDIILEVLRRLTVKGGVGRVIEYTGEGIRSLSVPERATITNMGAELGATTSIFPSDDITKEFLKAQDRESDWKELLPDTDATYDEVVEINLDELEPLVALPHSPDAVEKVSEVAGIKVDQVAIGSCTNSSYMDLMKVAKILKGKTVHKDVSLVIAPGSKQVLNMIAENGALGDIIASGARILESGCGPCIGMGQAPANNAVSLRTFNRNFKGRCGTTSAGVYLLSPETAAISAITGELTDPRAVEGNIEVPMPERFLINDNLIVDPSTNPEEVEVVKGPNIKPFPLNEALKETVEGKALIKVEDNITTDHIMPSNASLLPYRSNIPHLANYCLTPCDPEFPSRAKENNGGMVIGGDNYGQGSSREHAALAPLYLGIKAVIVKSFARIHKANLINSGILPLTFVNVDDYDKIDVDDVLEIDNAIDQVKNGEVIVTNKTKNETYTTSIDLTEKEKNIILVGGKINFIKKQNA from the coding sequence ATGGGACTTAATTTAACACAAAAAATTTTAAAAGACCATTTAGTTGAAGGAGAATTGAATGTAGGATCAGAAATAGGCATAAAAATTGATCAGACATTAACTCAAGATTCAACAGGAACAATGGCTTACTTACAATTAGAAGCTATGGAGATTGATCAGGTAAAAACAAAAAAATCTGTAGCATATATTGACCATAATATGTTACAACAAAGCTTTGAAAATGCAGATGACCACAAATATATTCAAACAGTAGCACATAAACACGGTGTGTATTTTTCAAAGCCAGGTAATGGTATCTGTCATCAAGTGCATTTAGAACGTTTTGGTGTGCCAGGAGAAACATTATTAGGATCAGATAGTCATACACCAACTAACGGTGGTATTGGTATGATTGCTATAGGTGCAGGTGGACTAGATGTTGCTGTAGCTATGGGGGGCGGAACATATTTTATTAATATGCCTAAAGTCGTTAATGTGCATTTAACAGGTCAATTAAAACCATTTGTAACAGCAAAAGATATTATTCTTGAAGTTCTAAGACGATTAACTGTAAAAGGTGGCGTTGGTAGGGTCATTGAATACACTGGTGAAGGCATTCGTTCTTTAAGTGTGCCAGAACGTGCAACCATTACAAATATGGGAGCAGAACTTGGGGCAACAACATCTATTTTTCCAAGTGATGACATTACAAAAGAATTTTTAAAAGCTCAAGATAGAGAAAGTGATTGGAAAGAATTGCTTCCAGATACAGATGCAACTTATGATGAAGTGGTTGAAATCAATTTAGATGAATTAGAACCATTAGTAGCATTGCCACATAGTCCAGATGCAGTTGAGAAAGTTTCAGAAGTAGCAGGAATTAAAGTGGATCAAGTGGCTATTGGTAGCTGTACAAACAGTTCATATATGGATTTAATGAAAGTAGCAAAAATATTAAAAGGAAAAACAGTGCACAAAGATGTCAGTTTAGTTATTGCACCAGGCTCTAAGCAAGTATTAAATATGATTGCAGAAAATGGCGCATTAGGGGATATTATTGCATCGGGTGCAAGAATATTAGAATCTGGTTGTGGCCCATGTATTGGTATGGGACAAGCACCAGCAAATAACGCTGTATCCTTAAGAACATTTAATAGGAACTTTAAAGGACGCTGTGGTACAACTTCAGCAGGGGTATACTTATTAAGTCCAGAAACGGCTGCAATTAGTGCCATAACTGGAGAGCTGACAGATCCAAGAGCAGTAGAAGGTAATATTGAAGTACCAATGCCAGAGCGTTTCTTAATCAATGATAATTTAATTGTAGACCCTTCAACAAATCCAGAAGAAGTGGAAGTTGTTAAAGGACCTAATATTAAGCCTTTCCCATTAAACGAAGCATTAAAAGAAACGGTAGAAGGAAAAGCTTTAATTAAAGTAGAAGACAATATAACAACAGATCATATTATGCCTTCAAATGCTAGTTTATTACCTTATAGATCCAATATACCTCATTTAGCAAACTACTGTTTAACGCCTTGCGATCCTGAATTCCCATCAAGAGCAAAAGAAAATAATGGTGGAATGGTTATTGGTGGAGATAATTATGGACAAGGTTCAAGTAGAGAGCATGCAGCTTTAGCACCATTATACTTAGGCATTAAAGCTGTAATTGTAAAAAGTTTTGCAAGAATTCATAAAGCAAACTTAATTAACTCAGGTATATTACCATTAACATTTGTGAATGTTGATGATTATGATAAAATTGATGTAGACGATGTATTAGAAATTGATAATGCAATTGACCAAGTTAAAAATGGAGAAGTCATCGTAACCAATAAAACAAAAAATGAAACATACACAACAAGCATTGATTTAACAGAAAAAGAAAAGAACATTATCTTAGTAGGTGGAAAAATTAATTTTATTAAAAAGCAAAATGCTTAA
- a CDS encoding isocitrate/isopropylmalate dehydrogenase family protein codes for MEHLKQFEAIIKQQLERVERIKKQDDFIDYGSLDTIIIGVVGGDGIGPAITNQAKRILEFLLKDDVDSGKVEFRVIEGCTIEKRAEVGKAIPDDVLEELKKCHVILKGPTTTPRKGDPWPNVESANVAMRKELDLFANMRPVKVPEEGIDWTFFRENTEDLYALGSQGINVTEDLALDFKVITTQGTRRIAKAAFDYAKKNGKKKVTVVTKANVVKTTDGKFLDVCKEVAKDYPEIEMDDWYIDIMTAKLIDEKRRKDFQVLVLPNLYGDILTDEAAEFQGGVGTAGSANIGKRYAMFEAIHGSAPRMVDEGRDIYADPSSVIRAGAMMLSHLGYQEEADKLFKALEICSQTEKKLVMTGRSTGATSEDYSNYIMGTIDKL; via the coding sequence ATGGAACATTTAAAACAATTTGAAGCAATTATTAAGCAACAACTTGAAAGAGTAGAAAGAATAAAAAAACAAGATGACTTTATTGATTATGGAAGTTTAGATACGATTATTATTGGTGTAGTAGGTGGAGATGGAATTGGTCCAGCCATTACAAACCAAGCAAAAAGAATTCTTGAATTTTTATTAAAAGATGATGTGGATTCTGGGAAAGTAGAATTTAGAGTTATTGAAGGGTGTACCATTGAAAAAAGAGCAGAAGTTGGAAAAGCAATTCCAGACGATGTATTAGAAGAACTTAAAAAATGTCATGTTATATTAAAAGGACCTACAACAACACCAAGAAAAGGTGATCCTTGGCCAAATGTTGAAAGTGCTAATGTTGCAATGAGAAAAGAGTTAGATTTATTTGCAAATATGCGTCCTGTAAAAGTACCAGAAGAAGGTATTGATTGGACTTTCTTTAGAGAGAATACTGAAGATTTATATGCATTAGGAAGTCAAGGGATTAATGTAACAGAAGATTTAGCACTTGATTTTAAAGTTATTACGACACAAGGAACAAGACGTATTGCCAAAGCGGCTTTTGATTATGCTAAGAAAAATGGTAAGAAAAAAGTAACCGTTGTAACAAAAGCAAATGTTGTTAAAACAACAGATGGTAAATTCTTAGACGTATGTAAAGAAGTTGCAAAAGATTATCCAGAAATCGAAATGGATGACTGGTATATTGATATTATGACTGCAAAATTAATTGATGAAAAAAGAAGAAAAGATTTCCAAGTGTTGGTATTACCAAATCTTTACGGAGATATTTTAACAGATGAAGCTGCAGAATTCCAAGGTGGTGTAGGAACAGCTGGAAGTGCAAATATCGGTAAAAGATATGCAATGTTTGAAGCGATTCACGGTTCAGCGCCAAGAATGGTAGACGAAGGAAGAGATATTTATGCAGATCCTTCAAGTGTTATTAGAGCAGGTGCAATGATGCTAAGTCACTTAGGTTATCAAGAAGAAGCAGATAAACTATTCAAAGCATTAGAAATTTGTTCTCAAACTGAGAAAAAATTAGTGATGACAGGACGCTCTACAGGTGCTACAAGTGAAGATTATTCAAATTACATTATGGGAACAATTGATAAATTGTAA
- a CDS encoding GntR family transcriptional regulator, which yields MSDYKVQDEVTDKYSLRGRVFHRLREDILVGKYKENESLKETIISNELGVSRTPVREAIRQLELEGLVNIIPNKGAIVTGINEKDIKDIYAIRSLLEGLCARWAVDHFTEKKIEQIEEIIYLSEFHIRKGHFEHVYELDNKFHEALYDASNSKTLKHLLSDFHYYVQKVRKESLSTNKRALKSIEEHKAILEAIKNKDGDKAEYLANLHIKNTSKNVIDNYLDQ from the coding sequence TTGAGTGACTATAAGGTCCAAGATGAAGTGACGGATAAGTATTCCTTAAGAGGAAGGGTTTTTCATCGGCTAAGAGAAGATATACTTGTAGGAAAATATAAAGAAAACGAATCTTTAAAAGAAACCATTATTTCTAATGAATTAGGCGTTAGTAGAACGCCTGTACGTGAGGCGATTCGTCAATTGGAATTAGAAGGATTGGTTAATATTATACCTAACAAGGGTGCCATCGTTACAGGTATAAATGAAAAAGACATTAAAGATATATATGCAATTCGATCATTATTAGAAGGTTTATGCGCTAGGTGGGCAGTAGATCATTTTACAGAAAAGAAAATCGAACAGATAGAAGAAATAATATATTTGTCTGAGTTTCATATTCGCAAAGGACATTTTGAACATGTATATGAATTAGACAACAAATTTCATGAAGCACTATATGATGCATCTAATAGCAAGACATTAAAACACCTGCTATCTGACTTTCATTATTATGTTCAAAAAGTAAGAAAAGAATCTTTGTCTACTAACAAACGTGCGCTTAAGTCAATAGAAGAGCATAAAGCAATTCTTGAAGCCATTAAAAATAAAGATGGTGACAAAGCAGAATATTTAGCAAACCTTCATATAAAAAATACTTCAAAAAATGTAATCGATAATTATTTAGATCAATAA